The Actinomycetes bacterium genome includes the window GGCGTCCGGAAGCGGTACGTCGGCCGCGTCGGCCGCCACCAGCGGGAAACTCATCCCATGCTCGCGCTGGCAGCGAGCCGCGGTCACCAGCTGCGCCGGTGTGACGTCCACGCCGACCGGCCGGGCACCCAGCCGCTGCAGCCAGGCGGAGAAGTACGCCGTCCCGCAGCCGAGCTCCACGACGTCGAGCCCGGCCACCTCGCCCAGGGCGCCGATCTGCCACTCGGGGACGGCGAACAGGCCCCACACCACCTCCTCGCGAGCCCAGGCGACCCGGGCGTGCTCGTCGGTGTGCTGGGCGTTGACCAGCGTCCACAGCTCGCGGTTGACCGCCGCGTCATCGAGGTGTGCCGCGTCGGGGCTGCTCCGCTCCATGGGAGAAGTCACGCACACCGCGCGGGGCTCAGCTGCACCGGGGACCCGATGAGACAACCGGCCCCTCCTGCTCGTAGCGTCGTCGCTGACGCGGCGGGCCCGGCGCCGCCCGAAGCAGCGGGAGAACGCATGGCGACGCTGACCGTGTGGCGGTTCCCGACGCCGACCGGGGCGGAGGACGCCGAGTACACCCTGGACCAGCTGCAGCGCCAGCAGCTGATCTCCGTCCACGACGCCGCGATCGTGAGCTTCCCGCTGGGGGCGACGAAGCCGACCACCAAGCAGCTGAACAGCCTGACCGGGGCAGCGGCCCTCGGTGGGGCGTTCTGGGGTCTGCTGTTCGGCCTGATCTTCTTCGTCCCGCTGCTCGGCGTGGCCATCGGCGCCGGGCTCGGAGCCCTGGCCGGATCGCTCACCGACGTGGGCATCGACGACGACTTCATCGCACTCGTCCGGACCCAGATCACGCCAGGGACGTCGGCGCTGTTCGCCTTGACCTCCGACGCGGTGGTCGACCGGGTGCGCGAGGCCTTCGCGGGCCAGGAGATGGAGCTCATCTCGACCAACCTCAGCAAGGAGCAGGAGGACCGCCTGCGCGAGGTCTTCGGATTGCAGTGAAGCCCCTCGACCCGAGGCTGCTCGCCCACACGAGGGCCAGCCGGCACCACCTCGTCGCCGCCAGCGCGATCACCGTCGCGACGGCCGTGCTCCTCGTGGTGCAGGCCTTCGCGGTCGCCGACGTGGTGGTCCGCGGGTTCCAGGACGGCGCGACGCTCGGCGCCGTACGCACGCCGTTGCTCGTCATCGCTGTCGTCGTGCTCCTGCGCGCGAGCCTCGCGTGGGCGGGCGAGGTGGCATCGCACCGGGCGGCCGCCTCCGTGAAGTCCCAGCTGCGTCGCGACCTGCTCGCCCACGTGGTCGGACTCGGGCCGGACTGGCTCTCCGGACGGCGCACCGGCGAGCTGGCCACGCTCGCGACGCGCGGCACCGACGCCCTCGACGGCTACTTCTCCCGCTACCTGCCGGCTCTCGCGAGCGCCGCGGTCATCCCGCCGCTGATGGTGCTGGTGATCCTCAGCCAGGACCTCTGGTCGGGGCTCATCGTCGTCCTCACCCTGCCGCTGATCCCGGTCTTCGCCGCGCTCATCGGGCGGGCGACCGAGCGACGCGCTCAGCGGAGCTGGCGGGCGATGGCGACCCTCGCCGGCCACTTCCTCGACGTCGTCGACGGACTGCCCACCCTCCTCGTCTTCCGCCGGGCGAAGGCCCAGGTGCGCACGATCCGGGAGGTGACCGACGAGAACCGCGTGGCCACCATGGCCACGCTGCGCCTGGCCTTCCTGTCCTCGGCGGTCCTGGAGTTCATCGCCACCATCTCGGTGGCCCTCGTCGCCGTCTCGTGCGGGCTGCGCCTGGTCGACGGGCGCCTGGACCTGCGCACCGCCCTGGTCGTGATCATGCTGACCCCGGAGGCGTACTGGCCGCTGCGCCAGGCCGGCGCCCAGTTCCACGCCAGCGCCGACGGGCTCGCCGTCGCCGACCAGGTCTTCGCCGTCCTCGAACGCCCACTGCCCGTGCCGGCCTCCGCGCAGCAGGTACGTCTCGACGGGGCGACCATCTGCGTCGAGGGCTTGATCGTCTCCTACGACCGGGCGAGGCCGGCGCTCGGCCCGCTCGACCTCACGGTAGGACCGGGTGAGTTCGTCGGGGTGGCCGGCCCCAGCGGCTGCGGCAAGTCGACCCTGTTCTCGGTGCTGCTCGGCTTCGTGCCCCCGACGGCGGGACGGGTCCTGGTCGTGCCCGCGCACGGTGCGGGCGTCGACCTGACCGACGTCGACCCGCGGCACTGGCGCGCCCAGGTGTCCTGGCTGCCGCAGAGCCCCTGGTTCGCGCGAGCCTCGATCGCCGAGAACGTGCGGCTGTCCGACCCCGACGCCGGCGACGACGCGGTCCGCGACGCGCTCGAGCGCGCGCAGGCCTGGGAGTTCGTGGCCCGTCTGCCCGAGGGGGCCGACACCGTGATCGGCGAGGGCGGGTACGGCCTCTCGGCCGGCCAGCGCCAGCGGCTGGCGCTGGCAAGGGCGTTCCTGCGCGACGCGCCCCTGGTGCTGCTCGACGAGCCCACCGGCCACCTGGACCCGGAGAGCGAGGCGCTCGTCGACGAGGCGGTCCGCACCCTGGCGCGCGGACGCACCCTGCTGGTGTCGGCGCACCGGCCGTCCCTGCTCGCCGACGCCGACCGGGTCGTCCGGCTCGATGCCCCGCTGCTGGCGGAGCCGGTGCGATGAGGCACGACGCGGCCGACGTCGCGCGGCTGGCCGCCGCCGGGCGGCCCGCGCGGACCCGCCTCGGGCTGGGCGCGCTCGCGGGCGCGGGCGCGCTCCTCGCCGGGATCGGCCTGACCGCCACGGCGGCCTGGCTCATCGCGCGCGCCTCCCAGCGGCCCCAGATGGTCGAGCTCAGCCTGGCCGTCGTCGCCGTCCGCTTCTTCGGGGTGACCCGTCCGGTGCTGCGCTACGTGGAGCGGCTGGTCTCGCACGACGCCGCCTTCCGCGTGCTGGCCGACGTGCGGTCGCGGGTCTACTCGCGCCTGGTGCTGCGACCGCCCGCCCGGCTCGGCACGCGCCGGCGCGGGGAGCTGCTCTCGGGAGTGGCCTCGGACGTGGACGCCGTCGAGGACCTGCACCTCGGCGTGCTCGAGCCCGCGGCGGTGGCCGGCGTCGTCTCGGCCGGCGTCGTCGTCTTCATGACCTGGCTGCTGCCCTCGGCGGGCTTGGCGCTGCTCGCCGCCCTCCTCGTCGCCGGCGTCGCGGCGCCCTGGGCCGCGGCTCGGGCCGCCCGGCACGCCAGCGCGGTCGTCGCGCCCAGACGCGCCGAGCTCAGCGCGACGGTCGTGGACCTGCTGCGCGGCGCCCCTGACCTGGTCGCGCTGGGTGCGGCCGAGCGGTGGCTCGCCGAGGCGGACGCCCTCGACGAGCAGCTCACCACGGCGAGTCGGCGCAGCGCGTGGGCGACCGGACTCGGCACGGGGCTCGCCGCCCTCGCCGCCGGCGGGGCGGTGCTGGCCAGCGCGGTGCTCGGGGTGTCCGCCGTGTCGGGCGGCCAGCTGGCCGGGCTCGCGCTCGCCGTCGTGGTCCTGGTGCCGCTGGCCGCGTTCGAGTCCCTCGTCCCCCTGCCTCGGGCGGCCGTCATGTACGACGGCATCCGCCAGGCCGCCCGCCGGCTGTTCGCGGTCGTCGACGACCCCGCCGCCTACCCCGAGCCCGAGTCCCCGCGACCGCTTCCGGACGGCCCGTACGCGCTGCGCCTCACCGACGTGCGCGCCCGCTGGAACCCGGACGGGCCGCTCGTGCTCGACGGCGTCGACCTCGACCTCCCGCCCGGCCGCCGGGTCGCCATCACCGGCGCGTCGGGGTCCGGCAAGTCGACCATCGCCGCGCTGCTGCTGCGCTTCCTGCCGGCCGAGTCGGGGTCGGTCGCCATCAACGACCTCGACGTGGCCGAGCTGACCCCCGAGGACGTCCGCGGGGTGATCGGGCTGGTCGACGACGACCCGCACCTGTTCGACACCACGCTGCGCGGCAACCTGGCGCTGGCCCGCCCCGAGGCGAGCGACGACCAGCTGGTCGCCGCGCTTCGTTCCGCCCGGCTCGGCCCGTGGTACGACGCCCTCCCCGAAGGCCTCGACACCTGGCTCGGCGAGCGGGGCGGGCAGGTCTCCGGCGGGGAACGGCGACGTATCGCCTTGGCCCGGGCGCTGCTTGCCGACCAGCCGGTCCTCGTCCTCGACGAGCCCACCGAGGGCCTGGACGCACCGACCGCGGACGCGGTCATGGCCGACCTGCTGTCGGCCTCGGCCGGGCGCTCCGTCGTGCTGCTCGCCCACCGGCCCGAGGGCCTCGACCTCGTCGACGAGGTGCTCGTCCTACGTGAGGGCCGCCTGTCCCCGCGCGGCCCCGCGAGCGTGTGACAGACTCGGGCCGAATCCAGCCGATCAGGTGACGCGAAGGGACACGCCCATGGCTGAGGACATCGAGGAGATGGGGCCGATCGACTACCTCGTCGTCGAGTACCCCGGCAACAAGATGACGGGAGAGGCGCTGCCGCTGCTCGTCGACCTGGTCGACCGCGGCCTGGTCCGCATCATCGACCTGGAGTTCGTCCGCAAGGACATCGACGGCACGGTCACGGCCCTCGAACTGGCCGACTTCGACGGTGACGGCACGCTGGACCTGGCGGTGTTCGAGGGCGTCTCCTCGCACCTGCTCGACGAGACCGACTTCGCAGAGATAGCGAACGCCCTCGAGCCGAACTCCTCGGCAGCCGTGCTCATCTACGAGAACGTCTGGGCCGGCCCGTTCGCGGCCGCGGTACGTCGCGCCGGGGGTCAGCTCGTCGCGAGCGGCCGGATCCCCGTCCAGGCCCTCATCGCCGCCCTCGACGCCGCCGAGGCGACCGAAGCCACCAGCTGAGCGAACCACACCACGAAGGAGCACGACCCATGCCAGGACTCATCCGAGGCGTCGCACGTACCGCGGTCGTCGCGGGCACCGCGACCGCCGTCTCCAACCGGGTCTCCCGCCGCCAGGCCGGCCGCTGGGCCGAGCAGGAGCAGGAGCAGCAGGCGCAGCAGCAGTACGCGCCGCCGCCGCAGGAGTACGCCCCACCGCCCCAGCAGTACGCGCCCGCGCCCGAGGCGCCGCCGATGGAGGACAAGCTGGCGCAGCTGAAGCAGCTGGGCGAGCTCAAGGACGCCGGCGTGCTGACGGAGGCGGAGTTCGAGGTCCAGAAGAACAAGATCCTCAACGGCTGACCGCTCGAGTGGTGAAGGCCCGCGTGCCTAGTGGTGCACGTGGGCCTTCAACACGATCATGATGATGCCGAAGGCGCCGGCGACGGCTGCGGAGAGCAGCCGTCGGCCCAGCCTCAGGTGCGCGTCGCCGCCCACCCGCCAGCCGGTCCAGCACAGCACCACGGTGCTCGCGACCAGCGCGGTCAAGACAGCCGTGTCCAGTCCCGCGCCGGCCAGCGAGACGACGACAAGCACCCCGAGCGAGACGAACGAGGCGGAGACCAGCTCCCAGCCCCGGGCGAGCTCGCCGGCGACGTCGGCGCGGGTGAGGTCGCGGTGGATCACGATGCGCAGGGCCATGATCCGGGCGTAGCGCTCCGCGGCCCAGTAGATGAGCAGCGTCACGATGACGGAGGCGACCAGCCTCGCCACGGTCTCCCGGGGGGCGACCGCGAGGACGGCGGATCCGACGATCGTGCCGTAGATGGCGCTGGCCGCCCGCCGCTCGCGCTCGAGGTCCACCTCGTCGGTCGCGGGCGCGTCACCGGAATGGGTGTCGCCGGCGTCGGGGCCGAGCGCGCGATCGGTCACCGGGCGATCCTCCCAGGTGGGCAGGCAGGTCGGCGGACGGAGCCGGCGAAGAGCCGCTGCAGTGGGGACCCCACAACGATCCCGCCCGCGGCCTGTTGACCGGCTTGGCCCGCACGAGGCTGCCGCGTGCAGCATGATCGGAGCCTGACCCGCCCGCCGACCCCGACCGAGGAGCCAGCGTGAGCAGCGCCGTAGCCCTTCCCCGCCGCACGTCCTACCTGACCGACCGGTGGTCCTCCTCCGCGGCGGGGACCGTCGCCCTCGTCGTCGGCTTCGCCGCGCTGACCGCCCTGTGCGCGCAGATCTCCTTCCGCCCCTCGGGCTGGGTGGTCCCGATCACCGGCCAGACCTTCGCGGTGCTGCTCACCGGGGCCGCGCTCGGCTCCCTGCGCGGGATCGCGAGCATGACCCTGTACGCCCTCGCGGGCATCGTCGGGCTCCCCGTGTTCGCCCACGGCGCCCACGGCTGGTCACAGCTCGCGGGCGCGACCGGCGGCTACATCGTCGGCTTCATCGTCGCCGCCGGCGTCGTCGGCTGGGCCGCGGAGCGTGGCTGGGACCGCACCCCGCTGAAGGCGTGGCCGCTGTTCCTGCTCGGGGAGGTCATCATCTTCGGGATCGGCGTCCCGTGGCTGAAGTTCGACCTCAACACGACCTGGGCCTGGGCGATTCACTGGGGCTTCGCGGTGTTCATCCCGGGCGAGATCGTCAAGGCGTTCCTGGCGGGGGTCACCCTCCCCGCGGCGTGGCGCCTGCGTCGGCGCCTGGAGGGCTGAGCCCGGCCGAGCGGTTCCACTCCAGGACCGCCGGCGTGCCGTGCTCGTAGCCCAGCCGCGACAACGCGGCGGTGCCCAAGGCCAGCCGGGCGGCGAAGCCGGGCGGCTGGCCCACCCACCGGGCAGCGAGGACGCGCAGGAAGTGGCCGTGGGAGAACAGCAGGACGTCCCCGCGTGCCTCGAGCGCCCGCGCCAGCACGCGGTCGGCGCGCGCCGCCACCTGGGCGAGGGACTCACCGGGCGTGGCCCCGGGCACGACGCCGTCGGAGAAGATCGTCCAGTCGTGCCCGACCTGCGCGCGGATCTGCTCGCTGGTCAGCCCCTCGTAACCGCCGTAGTCCCACTCGACGGCGTCGGGCTCGAGGCGCGGGTCGGCGTACCCGGCCAGCCCGGCGGTCTCTCGCGCACGCTGCAGGGGACTGCTCAGGACGAGTGCGAAGGCACGTCCGGCGAGGAGCGCGCCGGCCGCCGCCGCCTGCTCCCGACCGCGCTCGGTGAGCGGCACGTCGGTCCGGCCGGTGTGGCGGCCCGCCCGGCTCCACGCGGTCTCGCCGTGGCGGAGGAGCACCAGCTCGCGCATGCGCCTCAGCGAACCAGATCGCCGCTCGTGTTTGGACCGCCCCCCGCGGGGGAACCGAGCAGGCGAGGAGGGTGGTCGAGTGAGCGGAGTACCCCAGATCGCGGCCGCACCGCTGCGCCCGGTGCAGGAGGAGTGGGAGTGGCAGGACCGGGCGGCCTGCGCGGCCGGGCCGGGCGAGGTGTTCTTCCCCCCGGACCTCGCGTCCGGACCTCGGGCCTACGCCCGTGAGAGCGTCCACGAGCGCCGGGCGAGGGAGGCTCGCGCCAAGCTCGTGTGCGCCCGGTGCCCCGTGGTCGAGCCCTGCCGAGCGCACGCCCTCGCGGTGCCGGAGCTCGAGGGGGTGTGGGGCGGCCTGACGCCCGAGGAGCGCGCGGCGATCCGCTGATCGCGCGCAGGTCGGGGCCACACTGAAGGCCGACGACCCGCGCGGCCTCAGGGGGCAAGGCATGGAGGAGGGCACCACCGGCCACCCGACCTCGCCTCATGCCCCAGGGCGCACCGGGCATCCCGGTGAGTCACGCCTGCCCGCCGCGGTCGCGATCCTCGTCGCGATCGGGCTGTACGCGGCGCTGCCGAACAAGCTCGTCCTGGGCCCCCGCTACCTCGTCCCCGCCCTCGAGCTCGCCCTCCTCGTGCCGCTGCTGTTGGCGAACCCGGGCCGGATGAACCGGGAGGACCAGTGGCTGCGCCGGACCTCGATCACGCTGGTCCTCGTCATCGCGGCCACGAACACCGCCGCCCTGCTGCTCCTGCTGCACGAACTGGTCACGGCGCCGCGCTCGGGGCACGGGAACGACCTCATCATCGGCGCCGGCCAGGTGTGGGCCACCAACATCGTCATGTACGGGCTGGTGTTCTGGGAGCTCGACCGCGGCGGTCCGGTGGTCCGGACCCAGCACCTGCGCGAGACCCTCCCGGCGGCGGACTTCCGCTTCCCCCAGGACGAGGACGAGGACGCGGTCCGCGAGGTGGCGCGACGGTCCGCGGCGACCTCAGGGTGGGTCGCGACGTTCTACGACTACCTCTACGTGTCCGTGACCAACTCGACCGCGTTCAGCCCCACCGACACGATGCCGTTGTCCGGCCGCGCGAAGCTGCTCATGTCCGCGCAGGGCATCTCGGCGTTGGTGACCATGGTCCTGGTGATCGCGCGCGGCGTGAACCTGCTGAGCTGAGTCAGGAGGAGCGAACATGACCGCCGCCGCGGATCCCGGACCCGTCCTGCGCCGCGCCCACGGGCCGGTCGCCGAGGTGGTCCTGAACCGGCCGTCCGCCCTCAACGCCTTGTCGACGGCGCTGATGCTCGAGCTGACGGCGACCTGCGCGGCCCTCGCCGGCGAGGCCGGCGTGCGCGCCGTGGTCCTGTCCGCGGAGGGGACGCGAGCCTTCTGCGCGGGAGCGGACCTGAAGGAGCGGAACGCCTTCGGCGCCGAGCAGCTGGCCGCCCAGCGCCCGGTGTTCCGGGCGGGGTTCGCGGCGCTGAGGGAGCTGCCGGTCCCGGTCGTCGCCGCCGTCCAGGGCTACGCGCTCGGGGGCGGGCTCGAGCTGGCCCTCTCCTGCGACCTCGTCGTGGTCGAGGACAGCGCCGTGCTCGGCCTCCCCGAGGTGAGCGTCGGGCTGGTCCCGGGCGGTGGCGGGACGCAGCTGCTCAGCCGCCGCGCCGGGCTGGCGGTGGCCCGCGACCTCGTCCTGACCGGCCGGCACGTGCCGGGGCCGGAGGCCGTACGCCTCGGCGTCGCCGACCGCCTCGTGCCCACCGGCGCGGCCCGCGGGGAGGCGCTCGCCCTCGCCGCCACCTGCGCCGCCGGGTCCCCGACAGCGGTGCGTGCGGCCAAGCGGGCCGTCCTCGACGGCTACGAGGTGCCCCTCGCCGCGGGCCTGGACCTGGAGGACGCGGCCTGGCGCACAGCGGCCTTCTCCCCCGACCGGGTGGAGGGGATCGCGGCCTTCAACGAACGCCGCCCCCCGGTCTGGGCCGACCCCGCACGCTGAGCGCCGCTACGCGCTCTCGCGGCGGACCAGCGTCGTCTCCACGACGTCGTAGGGCGCGACGTCGAGCCCGTCGAGACGGTCGAGCAGCATCTTCGCGGTGCGCCGACCGAGCTCGACGATCGGCTGTCGCACCGTGGTCAGCGGGGGCTCGGCGAGCACGGCGTCGGGAGTGTCGTCGAAGCCCACGACCGCGACGTCGCGCGGGACCTTGCGCCCGGACCGGCGCAGGACGCCCATGGCCCCGAGGGCGAGGGCGTCGCTGGCGGCGAACACCGCGTCGAGGTCCGGAGCGGTCTCGAGCAGCCGGGCCATCGCCGCCGCCCCGGCGGGGCGGGAGAAGTCCGTGGCGACGACGACCAGCCCGCGGTCGACCGGCAGCCCGGCACCGCGCAGGGCTTTGCGGTAGCCGTCGAGCCGGTCCTTCGCCGCCGTCATATCGCGCGGCCCGGCGATGGTCGCGATCCGGCGCCGGCCGGTCCCGAGCAGCAGCTCGGTGGCCGTCCGCGACCCGCCGAGGTTGTCGGCGTCGACGTAGTGCAGCGGGGACGCGGCGTCGTACGGGCGTCCCGCGAGCACCACGGGGATGCCCAGCCCCTCCAAGCGCGCCGGCAGCGGGTCCGCGCCGTGCAGCGACACGATCATCAGCCCGTCCACGTGGTGGCCCGCGGCGAACTGCTCGACCTGCGACCGCTCGGTGTCGTCGGCGGCGAAGGTCACCACGAGCTGACGGCCGCGCGCGGACACCTCGGCGTGCGCGCCCCGGAGGAGGATGCCGAAGTACGGGTCGCCGAACAGCCGCTCGCCGGACTCGGAGACCATGAAGGCGACGGAGTCGGTGCGGCGGGTGACGAGAGTGCGCGCCGCTCGGTTGGGCAGGTAGTGCAGCTGCTCCGCCGCGCGAAGGACCGCCTCCTGGGCGGCCGGGCTGACCCGCGGCGACCCCGTCAGGACACGGCTGGCGGTCGCGCGGGACACCCCGGCGAGCGCCGCCACGACCTCGAGGGTCGGCGCCCGCCCGGCCTCGCTCACCGTGGTCATCGACCCCCACACCTCTCGAGGCCTCGGTCCCGTCGGGCTCACTGTAGGGCCTCATCGGCCGGCCCCTCGTGTCGGCGGCGGCCCGGACCGGCCCGCCCGAGGCCCGCTGGCCGCTCAAGACGTCCCCCGGACGGCCGATACACCACCAGGGGCCATCCGCGCCCGCCCTGGCCCCGCGTCCGAGGAGAGGGCACACGGTTCGCATGGTCAGCCTTCGGCCGACGCCACGTCGCCTGGCGATCGCGTCAGCGTCGCTGGGGGCGCTGCTGCTGGCCGCCTCCTGCTCGTGGGCCTACCTGCTGCACAGCTCGAGCTCCCAGGACCGCAACGAGGCCACCCAACAGACCCTCACCCTCAGCAACGACGTGTCGTCGAGCTCGACGTCGATCATCAAGCAGGACTCGGACCTGCTTCGTACCCTGTCGCGCGAGCAGAGCTTCGCCCGCTGGCTCGCCCTGCCGGGGACCGACGCGGAGAAGCTGAGCGACGCCACCGGCGAGGCCTACCTCGACATGGCGGACATCCGCCAGAGCTTCGTGGACTACGCCCGGCTGTTCCCCGCCGCCTTCGAGACCCTCGAGTTCATCGACGCCTCGACCATGACGCCGGTCGCGATGTTCGACGACGGGGCGTACGTGCCCCCGACGCGCCTGCCGCACACCGTCGACGACGCGCAGCGCTCGTGGATCGTGCAGGCGTCGCAGCTGTCGACCGGACAGACGCTGGTCACGCAGCCCTACATCGACGGCGACGGGGACGGGGAGCACCTGATCAGCCTCGCCGGCCCGCTGCTCCAGGCCGGGTCCCACGGTGTCGTCGTGACCACGCTGAACGTGAGCCGCCTGCAGGAGGCCATGGTCTCGGTCCCCGGGTCGGCCGGGCACGCGGTCGGGCTCGTCGACCGAACCGACGCCAGCGTGCTCGCCACCGGCAGCGACGAGTACGCCGTCTCGCCCGCGGTCGCTCGGGACGCCGTGCAACGGATGAAGCTCGCGCACGGATCAGTCTCGTTCGAGCGCGACGGCCGCATCGTCGCGGCGGTGCCCGCCAGCGCGGCCAGCGCCGGCGGGCTGGACGTCGGCTGGCTCGGCGTGGTGACGGAGACCCCGCTCCCGGCAGCGGGCGTGTCCTCGATGCTCTCGCCCGGCGTGGTGTCCCTGATCCTGCTGGGTCTCGCGCTGCTCGCGCTGGCCCTCGTGCTCCAGCTCCGGCAGCGCCGCGCGAGCGAGGCGCGGGCCGCGCAGGTACGCGCCGAGCGCGACCGCTTCGCCAGCGGGATGGTCGAGCTGACCGACGCGTTGGCCAGGACCTCCACGGGCGACCTCGCGACCCGGCTCAACGTCGAGCTGGGCGACGAGGCGATGACCGGGCTCGCGGCGTCCTTCGACCAGACCCTCGGCGCGCTGCGGGACCTGGTCTCGCAGGCGCAGACGAACAGTCGGCTGCTCAACGCCGCAGCCACGGAGCTTCGCGCGACCTCGACCCAGCAGGCGACCTCGGCGAACCAGCAGTCCGCCGTCGTCACCGAGACGACCGCGACGATCGAGGAGCTGGCGGCCACCGCGGTGCAGATCGCGGAGAACTCCGAGGCCGTCGCCATCGTGGCCGAGCAGACCCTCGCGACGACGATGGAGGGCCGGCAGGCGGTGGAGGAGTCGGTGGCCGCCATCGAGTCGGTCAACGGCCAGGTGGCGTTCATCGCCCAGGCGTGCGAGGGGCTCGGCGAGAAGATCGCCGAGATCGGCGGCATCCTCGCGATCATCGACGAGCTGTCCGACCAGACCAACCTGCTCGCGCTCAACGCCGCCATCGAGGCGGCCCGAGCCGGCGAGCACGGCCGCGGGTTCGCGGTGGTGGCCAGCGAGATCCGCCGGCTCGCGGAACGCTCCCAGGAGTCGACCGTCCGCATCCAGAGCATCATCACCGAGATCTCGGCCCGCGCCCGCCAGACGGTCGACGCCTCCTCGCAGGGCTCGTACGCCGTCCGAGCGGTCGCCCAGCAGGCCCGTGCGGCGGCCGACTCCCTCGAGCGAATCGCCTCCCTCGTCGACACCACGACCTCGGCCGCGCGCGAGATCTCGGCGGCGACCGGGCAGCAGCGCTCCGCGAGCGAGCAGGTCGTCCAGGCGATGGCCGAGGTGAACGCGAGCGCGCGCCAGTTCGCCGCCGGCGCCAAGCAGTCCGCGTCCAGCGCCGAGGAGATCGCCGACCTCGCGGTGCGCACCGAGCTGTCGATCAGCCACTTCGTGACTGAGGACGCCGACTAGGACGTGCTGCTGTCGTGCTCGGCCAGCTGGGCGAGGTAGGCGTTGTACGCCTCGAGGCGGCTGTTGTCGCCCGCGTCGATGCGGCGGTCGGCGTGCCTCGCCTCCCGCTCGTCGGATCGGACCCACTGCACGAAGATCACGCCGAGCACGAGGATCGAGGGGATCTCGCCGAACCCCCACGCGATACCCCCACCCAGCTGCTGGTCCGCGAGGCGGTCGCCGACCCACGACAGCCGCAGCTGGGAGTACCAGTCGCCGGCGATGACGGTCTTGGTGCTCATCAAGACGATGCCGAAGAAGGCGTGCAGCGGCAGAGAGGCGAACAGCAGCAGCATGCGCGCCGGGGGCGACAGCCGGCGCGGCATCGGGTCGATCCCGAGGACGCACCAGAAGAACAGGCAGCCCGCGAGAACGAAGTGCAGGTGGAGAACCAGATGGGCGACGTGGCTGCGCTGGCTCATCTCGAACAGGGGCGAGAAGTACAGCCCATAGAGCGAGACGACGTAGATGGCCAGTGCGACGAGCGGGTGGGAGATCACGCGGAACCAGTGGCTGTGCAGCATGGCCAGCAGCCACTCCCGGGGTCCCCACGCCTCCCCCGCCCGTGCGGCCGGCAGTGCCCGCAGGGCCAGGGTGATCGGGGCTCCCAGGGCCAGGAAGATCGGAGCGACCATGGTCAGCGTCATGTGCTGGATCATGTGCACGCTGAACATGGCCCGCCCGTAGGTCCCCACGCCGCTGCACAGCACGACGAGGATGAGCAGCAGCCCGAAGCAGAACGACAGCGTCCGCCCGACGCCCCACCGCACGCCCCCTCGACGCAGCCGTAGGACGCCGTCGAGGTAGAGGAAGGCGAACGTCGCCAGCGTGCCGATGACGAGGAGGTCCGGACGCCAAAGGGTGAGCAGCCGGTGGAAGGTCAGCGGCGGTACGTCGTACCCGAGGATGCCGGCCGCATAAGTGGCCGGGACCCCCCCGTTGCGCGGCACCGGGGTCGGGGTCCGCGACATCGCCACCGCGAGACCGACCGTGGCCGCCATGAGCGTCACCTCGAAGGCGGCGACCCGGTGAAACGAGGCCCGCAACGCCCGCTGGTCCACGCCCGGATCGTGGAGGCGAGCGATGAGGATCCGACGCGTCCACCAAGCGAAGGTGCCGAGCACGACGAGGGCGGCGACCTTGCCGAGGACCATCAGGCCATAGGCGGAGTCGACCAGCCCCTGCCACGAGCCGACGCGTATCCAGGCGCTGGCGATGCCGGAAGCGCCGACGGCGACCAAGCACCACAGGGCGAGCGGGCTGTAGCGGGGGAGGGCGAACACGAGCGCGCCGCCCGATCGGGCTGAGACAACGAGGAGCGCGGCCAGGGAGCCGACCCAGAGAGAGACAGCGAGGACGTGGGCCACCAGGCTCGACACGGCGATGTCGTGGCTGCCGGCAAGGACCGAGTGGCCGTTGAAGGCCGGTGGCACGACACCGATGACCGCGACGAGGAGCAGCACAAGCCCCCCGCGGACGCCGAGCACAAGAGGGGCGCTGGCTGCGACCACG containing:
- a CDS encoding histidine phosphatase family protein, yielding MRELVLLRHGETAWSRAGRHTGRTDVPLTERGREQAAAAGALLAGRAFALVLSSPLQRARETAGLAGYADPRLEPDAVEWDYGGYEGLTSEQIRAQVGHDWTIFSDGVVPGATPGESLAQVAARADRVLARALEARGDVLLFSHGHFLRVLAARWVGQPPGFAARLALGTAALSRLGYEHGTPAVLEWNRSAGLSPPGADAGATPRGG
- a CDS encoding WhiB family transcriptional regulator gives rise to the protein MSGVPQIAAAPLRPVQEEWEWQDRAACAAGPGEVFFPPDLASGPRAYARESVHERRAREARAKLVCARCPVVEPCRAHALAVPELEGVWGGLTPEERAAIR
- a CDS encoding enoyl-CoA hydratase-related protein, whose translation is MTAAADPGPVLRRAHGPVAEVVLNRPSALNALSTALMLELTATCAALAGEAGVRAVVLSAEGTRAFCAGADLKERNAFGAEQLAAQRPVFRAGFAALRELPVPVVAAVQGYALGGGLELALSCDLVVVEDSAVLGLPEVSVGLVPGGGGTQLLSRRAGLAVARDLVLTGRHVPGPEAVRLGVADRLVPTGAARGEALALAATCAAGSPTAVRAAKRAVLDGYEVPLAAGLDLEDAAWRTAAFSPDRVEGIAAFNERRPPVWADPAR
- a CDS encoding LacI family DNA-binding transcriptional regulator, with translation MTTVSEAGRAPTLEVVAALAGVSRATASRVLTGSPRVSPAAQEAVLRAAEQLHYLPNRAARTLVTRRTDSVAFMVSESGERLFGDPYFGILLRGAHAEVSARGRQLVVTFAADDTERSQVEQFAAGHHVDGLMIVSLHGADPLPARLEGLGIPVVLAGRPYDAASPLHYVDADNLGGSRTATELLLGTGRRRIATIAGPRDMTAAKDRLDGYRKALRGAGLPVDRGLVVVATDFSRPAGAAAMARLLETAPDLDAVFAASDALALGAMGVLRRSGRKVPRDVAVVGFDDTPDAVLAEPPLTTVRQPIVELGRRTAKMLLDRLDGLDVAPYDVVETTLVRRESA
- a CDS encoding methyl-accepting chemotaxis protein, with the translated sequence MVSLRPTPRRLAIASASLGALLLAASCSWAYLLHSSSSQDRNEATQQTLTLSNDVSSSSTSIIKQDSDLLRTLSREQSFARWLALPGTDAEKLSDATGEAYLDMADIRQSFVDYARLFPAAFETLEFIDASTMTPVAMFDDGAYVPPTRLPHTVDDAQRSWIVQASQLSTGQTLVTQPYIDGDGDGEHLISLAGPLLQAGSHGVVVTTLNVSRLQEAMVSVPGSAGHAVGLVDRTDASVLATGSDEYAVSPAVARDAVQRMKLAHGSVSFERDGRIVAAVPASAASAGGLDVGWLGVVTETPLPAAGVSSMLSPGVVSLILLGLALLALALVLQLRQRRASEARAAQVRAERDRFASGMVELTDALARTSTGDLATRLNVELGDEAMTGLAASFDQTLGALRDLVSQAQTNSRLLNAAATELRATSTQQATSANQQSAVVTETTATIEELAATAVQIAENSEAVAIVAEQTLATTMEGRQAVEESVAAIESVNGQVAFIAQACEGLGEKIAEIGGILAIIDELSDQTNLLALNAAIEAARAGEHGRGFAVVASEIRRLAERSQESTVRIQSIITEISARARQTVDASSQGSYAVRAVAQQARAAADSLERIASLVDTTTSAAREISAATGQQRSASEQVVQAMAEVNASARQFAAGAKQSASSAEEIADLAVRTELSISHFVTEDAD